A single genomic interval of Prunus dulcis chromosome 5, ALMONDv2, whole genome shotgun sequence harbors:
- the LOC117627477 gene encoding probable serine/threonine-protein kinase PIX13 — translation MGNCYAAPVTNHSPSISATSRNNSKQNGLAGIKEAAGNSSGKTSSGITEKNASKALGKGNSNNNIEEESAAPSESLETKLPKLKEFSLAELKKCTRDFRPDTILGEGGFGRVFKGWVNEDTYAPSRVGIGMAVAVKKSNPDSYQGLQEWQTEVNFLGKYRHPNLVRLLGYCCEENQFLLVYEYMQKGSLENHLFRKGQEPLGWELRLKIAIGAARGLAFLHTSEKVIYRDFKASNILLDPAYNAKLSDFGLAKVGPINGNSHVTTRVIGTYGYAAPEYVATGHLYVKSDVYGFGVVLLEMLTGLRALDNNRPSREHSLVDWLRPSLHKKKELKKIMDPGLGDQYPLKAACQAAELILKCLESDPKNRPSMEEVLVILEKINAIKEKPKTAKPNGRGRPDVRSSPSPHHYTHYLHRSPNFGPRGM, via the exons ATGGGAAATTGTTATGCAGCTCCTGTGACTAACCATAGCCCGTCTATCtcag CAACATCTAGAAACAATAGCAAGCAAAATGGATTGGCAGGAATCAAAGAGGCTGCCGGGAATAGTAGCGGCAAAACAAGTAGTGGAATAACCGAAAAAAATGCTAGCAAGGCATTAGGCAAAGGCAACAGCAATAATAatattgaagaagaaagtgCAGCTCCAAGTGAAAGTCTGGAAACTAAACTACCAAAGTTGAAAGAGTTTAGTTTAGCAGAGCTGAAGAAGTGCACTCGAGATTTCAGACCAGACACAATACTGGGCGAGGGAGGTTTCGGTAGGGTTTTCAAGGGATGGGTAAACGAGGACACCTATGCTCCGTCCCGGGTCGGCATCGGCATGGCCGTTGCCGTGAAGAAGTCCAACCCCGATAGCTATCAAGGCCTCCAAGAATGGCAg ACGGAGGTGAATTTCTTGGGGAAGTATCGTCATCCAAACCTTGTTAGGCTGCTGGGATATTGCTGCGAAGAAAATCAATTCCTTCTTGTTTATGAATATATGCAAAAAGGAAGCTTGGAAAACCACCTTTTCAGAA AAGGTCAAGAACCACTTGGATGGGAACTAAGACTTAAGATAGCAATTGGAGCTGCACGCGGTCTTGCTTTTTTGCACACCTCAGAAAAAGTCATCTACCGTGACTTTAAGGCCTCCAATATTTTGCTGGATCCG GCCTACAATGCAAAACTTTCAGATTTTGGGCTGGCAAAGGTGGGCCCAATAAATGGCAACTCCCACGTAACCACACGCGTCATAGGAACTTATGGATATGCAGCTCCGGAATATGTCGCAACTG GTCACTTGTACGTAAAGAGCGACGTGTACGGTTTTGGTGTGGTATTATTGGAGATGCTAACAGGCTTAAGAGCCCTAGACAACAATCGACCCTCTCGTGAGCATAGTTTGGTGGATTGGTTAAGGCCTTCTCTTCACAAGAAGAAGGAgctaaagaaaataatggatCCAGGTCTTGGAGATCAAtacccattaaaagctgcctGCCAAGCAGCTGAGCTCATTCTAAAATGCCTAGAATCTGATCCCAAAAACAGACCATCCATGGAGGAAGTTCTCGTAATTCTAGAAAAGATAAATGCCATTAAGGAAAAGCCAAAAACTGCAAAACCCAATGGCAGAGGACGGCCAGATGTACGTTCATCACCATCACCCCATCATTATACCCATTATCTTCATAGGTCTCCAAACTTTGGTCCACGAGGAATGTAG
- the LOC117627476 gene encoding uncharacterized protein LOC117627476 isoform X2 — translation MAAISSVVGTGSVPQIQNRSGLAPFTPLHISLFSPTRHLLEVGAGRTYTPSAIDDRTSFCLSKPKFDNAGHTVSKLVTSQRNIVCSALPESSTSTVAADTKEVKTAQKAAPAKPKVAAKAPVKPLPQMMEEDVIPQLKAILETQDELSDIELSFQENKLEGFFLKKDIRYSFWAFFPSGVLTGPKGFSLSSYGQGASTVEPFLIDEKKITAKHIVFWVEKRLAAQGIIPVWKD, via the exons ATGGCGGCCATAAGCTCTGTTGTAGGAACTGGAAGCGTGCCCCAAATCCAAAATCGTAGTGGCCTTGCCCCTTTCACCCCTTTACATATTTCCTTATTTTCTCCAACCAg GCATCTGCTTGAAGTTGGTGCTGGTAGGACATATACACCAAGTGCCATTGATGACAgaacttctttttgtttatccAAGCCTAAATTTGACAATGCGGGT CACACGGTAAGTAAACTGGTCACATCTCAAAGAAATATTGTGTGCTCTGCTTTGCCAGAATCATCTACTTCTACTG TTGCTGCTGATACAAAGGAGGTAAAAACAGCTCAAAAGGCGGCTCCAGCAAAGCCTAAAGTTGCAGCGAAAGCTCCAGTCAAGCCATTGCCTCAAATGATGGAGGAGGATGTTATCCCGCAACTGAAAGCAATACTTGAAACTCAAGATGAACTCTCTGACATTGAGCTAtcttttcaagaaaacaaG CTGGAaggtttctttttaaaaaaggacaTTCGGTATTCATTTTGGGCCTTCTTTCCCAGTGGAGTCCTCACAG GTCCAAAAGGGTTTTCTCTGTCTTCCTATGGCCAAGGAGCGAGCACTGTTGAGCCTTTTCTCattgatgagaagaaaataacagcAAAACATATTGTATTTTGGGTTGAAAAGCGTCTAGCAGCTCAAGGAATCATTCCGGTGTGGAAAGACTAA
- the LOC117627476 gene encoding uncharacterized protein LOC117627476 isoform X1, with amino-acid sequence MAAISSVVGTGSVPQIQNRSGLAPFTPLHISLFSPTRHLLEVGAGRTYTPSAIDDRTSFCLSKPKFDNAGQHTVSKLVTSQRNIVCSALPESSTSTVAADTKEVKTAQKAAPAKPKVAAKAPVKPLPQMMEEDVIPQLKAILETQDELSDIELSFQENKLEGFFLKKDIRYSFWAFFPSGVLTGPKGFSLSSYGQGASTVEPFLIDEKKITAKHIVFWVEKRLAAQGIIPVWKD; translated from the exons ATGGCGGCCATAAGCTCTGTTGTAGGAACTGGAAGCGTGCCCCAAATCCAAAATCGTAGTGGCCTTGCCCCTTTCACCCCTTTACATATTTCCTTATTTTCTCCAACCAg GCATCTGCTTGAAGTTGGTGCTGGTAGGACATATACACCAAGTGCCATTGATGACAgaacttctttttgtttatccAAGCCTAAATTTGACAATGCGGGT CAGCACACGGTAAGTAAACTGGTCACATCTCAAAGAAATATTGTGTGCTCTGCTTTGCCAGAATCATCTACTTCTACTG TTGCTGCTGATACAAAGGAGGTAAAAACAGCTCAAAAGGCGGCTCCAGCAAAGCCTAAAGTTGCAGCGAAAGCTCCAGTCAAGCCATTGCCTCAAATGATGGAGGAGGATGTTATCCCGCAACTGAAAGCAATACTTGAAACTCAAGATGAACTCTCTGACATTGAGCTAtcttttcaagaaaacaaG CTGGAaggtttctttttaaaaaaggacaTTCGGTATTCATTTTGGGCCTTCTTTCCCAGTGGAGTCCTCACAG GTCCAAAAGGGTTTTCTCTGTCTTCCTATGGCCAAGGAGCGAGCACTGTTGAGCCTTTTCTCattgatgagaagaaaataacagcAAAACATATTGTATTTTGGGTTGAAAAGCGTCTAGCAGCTCAAGGAATCATTCCGGTGTGGAAAGACTAA
- the LOC117627496 gene encoding uncharacterized protein LOC117627496, with protein MEVCVIAKCTYKSETIMFSVSSESSMVDILKTLCLRFRGLQLGCFTLRYSVPGYPSCFLETDSDLDLMRTFLLISNEKTVDILVKDLCGISEYSGDFCVNKELIACEKGESSCSSTVEDRNEFLGRSKRASAKPLLSNEWETYIHHVGQKFDGGAEEFRLKLCKYALEVGFNFLYAGNDKKRVVAVCSNKKLEGCSWRVYASRCEATGSFVIRTLNNVHTCAGRIRESKSKMMRSRVVSSLIVDRIRAKPELKPIEIIHEFKDYYGIDISYYHAWFGKELAKLDVHGDESKSFNELVWYTDAVKETNTGSLCTLDCEAGINRFRRFFVSFGGCIAGFQYCIPLLFIDATFLKSKYKGQLLCASGKNGNQAFGVVDSETEENWTWFLQHLASILLPMGRVVTFFSDRNQGLLNAMGFVFPGWPHSYCYYHLKQNLISKYPKSGYEKLLQDRVINLFSRCAYAVTEEEFKVAMEELVIVGSSKVKAFISDLSRDHYANAFFQRNALWGDGKQFSGVL; from the exons ATGGAGGTGTGTGTCATTGCCAAGTGCACATATAAGTCGGAAACCATCATGTTTTCAGTCTCATCAGAGTCATCCATGGTTGATATTTTGAAGACTTTGTGTCTGaggtttaggggtttgcaGTTGGGTTGTTTCACATTACGGTATTCGGTGCCCGGTTATCCGAGTTGTTTTCTAGAAACGGATAGCGATTTGGACTTGATGAGgacatttttgttgatatcaAATGAGAAGACTGTTGATATTTTAGTGAAGGATTTATGCGGGATCAGTGAATATAGTGGTGATTTTTGTGTAAATAAGGAGTTGATAGCATGTGAAAAGGGCGAGTCGTCGTGTTCTAGTACTGTCGAAGACAGAAACGAGTTTTTGGGCAGGTCGAAGAGAGCAAGTGCTAAGCCTTTGTTGTCAAATGAGTGGGAGACATACATACATCATGTGGGGCAGAAGTTTGACGGTGGTGCAGAGGAGTTCCGGTTGAAATTGTGCAAGTACGCTCTTGAAGtaggatttaattttttatatgccGGCAATGACAAGAAGCGGGTGGTTGCTGTTTGTTCGAATAAGAAATTGGAGGGTTGCAGCTGGCGTGTTTATGCTTCTCGTTGTGAAGCTactggcagttttgtaattcgGACGTTAAATAATGTTCATACATGTGCGGGTCGGATACGGGAATCAAAGAGTAAGATGATGAGGTCTCGTGTGGTGTCCTCCCTCATTGTGGACAGAATTCGTGCAAAACCAGAGCTGAAGCCAATTGAGATTATACACGAGTTCAAAGATTATTATGGTATAGACATTTCATACTACCACGCATGGTTTGGCAAAGAGTTAGCTAAATTGGACGTTCACGGTGATGAGTCGAAGTCCTTCAACGAGTTAGTGTGGTATACGGACGCGGTAAAGGAAACTAACACTGGTTCTCTCTGCACTCTTGATTGTGAAGCTGGAATTAATCGCTTTCGACGGTTTTTTGTGTCTTTTGGCGGTTGCATTGCTGGATTTCAATATTGCATACCCTTGTTGTTCATTGATGCTACGTTTTTGAAGAGCAAGTACAAGGGGCAGCTTCTCTGTGCTTCGGGAAAGAATGGAAATCAAG CTTTTGGAGTTGTTGATTCTGAGACAGAGGAGAATTGGACTTGGTTTCTTCAACATTTGGCTTCTATATTGCTACCGATGGGGAGAGTGGTGACCTTTTTCTCGGACCGCAATCAAGGTTTGTTAAATGCAATGGGGTTTGTGTTTCCCGGATGGCCTCATTCTTACTGTTATTATCACCTCAAACAGAATTTGATATCAAAGTACCCAAAGTCAGGTTATGAGAAACTGCTCCAAGACCGTGTTATCAATTTATTTAGTAGATGCGCATATGCTGTTACGGAGGAAGAGTTTAAGGTAGCAATGGAGGAGTTGGTGATTGTTGGGAGTTCGAAAGTGAAGGCATTTATATCTGATTTGTCTAGAGATCACTATGCCAACGCATTTTTTCAAAGGAATGCGTTATGGGGAGATGGCAAACAGTTTAGCGGAGTCCTTTAA